A single region of the Podospora pseudopauciseta strain CBS 411.78 chromosome 1, whole genome shotgun sequence genome encodes:
- a CDS encoding hypothetical protein (EggNog:ENOG503PTBD), translating into MDIYRPSTRDSQRAFLQSQQQQPRYSHDRRVSQATSGATTAVQSQLSLTSPLYLDEKSVVEPPLPDPLRVQGSVNVPGTYPLATVNVAQRNGAQPGGFNWPSDGDLDPLPRYPGTPAAAPSTLAVPPIEREKKPRAPGTICGVRRGPFLLLSAVAGLVLLAIAVGVGVVVGLSKKPSDDEIAASLSSPKSSTTDHPLPNNLQTTIFLTATYTPTPTSTATSGTPSATPTGLGCPQSQGQHYTSNNNKKFITLCGVDYSDDGEAKNISNAKVKSLRDCLELCSKKKECTGAGWGVMERDKVGEHTCWMKNGLNSSHEARGGWAFGVLLGE; encoded by the exons ATGGACATCTACCGCCCCTCAACCCGAGACAGTCAACGCGCGTTTCTACAatctcaacagcaacagccgcGTTATTCGCACGATCGAAGGGTTTCGCAGGCTACCTCAGGGGCCACCACTGCGGTACAAAGTCAGCTATCTCTAACATCGCCGCTTTACTTGGATGAGAAGTCGGTAGTCGAGCCACCGCTCCCAGATCCGCTTCGTGTACAGGGTTCCGTCAATGTTCCTGGAACATATCCCTTGGCTACAGTGAACGTGGCTCAGAGAAATGGAGCACAACCGGGAGGGTTCAACTGGCCATCTGATGGAGATCTTGATCCTCTCCCCCGATATCCAGGTACACCAGCTGCCGCTCCTTCAACACTAGCTGTTCCGCCTATCGAACGAGAAAAGAAACCTCGAGCGCCTGGGACGATCTGTGGGGTGAGAAGAGGACCGTTTCTGTTGTTATCAGCAGTAGCAGGCCTGGTTCTGCTGGCCATAGCTGTCGGCGTAGGAGTTGTGGTGGGACTGTCGAAGAAACCAAGCGATGATGAAATCGCAGCTAG TTTATCCTCCCCCAAATCAAGCACAACcgaccaccccctccccaacaacctccaaacAACAATCTTCTTGACCGCCACCTACACACCAACTCCCACATCCACTGCCACCTCTGGTACCCCCTCGGCAACACCGACCGGCCTAGGCTGCCCCCAAAGTCAAGGACAGCATTACACCtcgaacaacaacaagaagttTATTACCCTTTGCGGGGTGGATTACTCTGACGATGGGGAAGCAAAGAATATTTCTAATGCGAAGGTGAAGAGCTTGAGGGATTGTTTGGAGTTGTGctcgaaaaagaaggaatgtacgggggcggggtggggggttatGGAAAGGGATAAGGTCGGGGAACATACTTGCTGGATGAAGAACGGGTTGAATAGCAGCCATGAggcgagggggggttgggcgTTTGGGGTATTATTAGGGGAGTAg
- a CDS encoding hypothetical protein (EggNog:ENOG503P1XI; COG:O), which produces MSSTNSRFKGFPGFGKRKSSGPPQQNGQNGRASPHVPQTQTPPLGAPQIPTLFPSRPGAPSIASNSSQQSLPMNHPGPGPRPPSYTPQNYPPGPPGPVGRTSPLANQGPARTPPSQMVGGPPPINTGAPPVAGYPPPVMGGPPPPPGYGNPTGYPPPPPQPTGPVAPYQRNVAAEVEGNSRSKAQLIVGIDFAGNDQGTTFSGVAFAFATNNEAKEDIITEWPGAGSYTKQKIPTVLYYDQYQKVVGWGPDIADALAPTGYPKPGVQKVEWFKLQLMLSGNTYIDPINLPPLPPGKSEIDVAADYLFKLRQAMRAALQKTLGEVFNREERNIRYYLTVPAIWNDAGKAATRAAAIQAGFLRDENDNRLTLVSEPEAAALFCSKTGLLNLKVHDAVLIVDCGGGTVDLIAYEVEDENPFTVAECTAGSGDSCGSTALNRNFSNILRTKIRKMKLPDGSKTAGRVYAKCIMDFENRIKADFRNNGQKWAVDVGIEAEFPEAGIEEGYMTFTNEEILQCFEPVVNRILELVRNQIIAIQAQNRTLQNILVVGGFGASEYLFQQIKLHVPPQFQSKVVRPMDSVAAIVKGAVTAGITERVITHRVARRHYLMATLQPFKEGYHPEAYRVPSLDGKDRCKFTRQIFVQKGQKVKIGEPVKVSFFRQVAPGATLMYEDILYACDDDVCPEYTKDPRIKEVVTLTSDLSRKNLEKDFERMDTPQGTFYRVYFDIYLTLDGSEFSAELVCQGEVMGRCRARFR; this is translated from the exons ATGAGTTCTACGAACTCCCGCTTCAAAGGCTTTCCAGGCTTCGGTAAGCGAAAATCGAGCGGCCCTCCACAGCAGAACGGGCAGAACGGGAGAGCCAGCCCACACGTACCCCAGACCCAGACCCCGCCTCTGGGAGCCCCTCAAATACCGACGCTGTTTCCGTCGCGCCCGGGTGCCCCGTCGATTGCCTCCAACTCTTCTCAGCAGAGTCTCCCAATGAATCATCCAGGTCCTGGTCCACGGCCACCCAGCTACACTCCGCAGAACTATCCTCCCGGCCCTCCCGGTCCCGTCGGTCGCACCAGCCCCCTCGCCAACCAAGGCCCGGCTCGCACCCCGCCCTCGCAAATGGTCGGTGGTCCTCCGCCCATCAACACCGGCGCTCCTCCGGTCGCTGGGTACCCACCCCCCGTGATGGGTggccctcctccgccgccgggaTATGGCAACCCAACCGGCtaccctcccccgccgccgcagccTACCGGCCCTGTCGCCCCTTACCAGCGCAACGTGGCTGCCGAAGTGGAAGGAAACAGCCGGAGTAAGGCTCAGCTGATTGTTGGCATCGACTTT GCTGGCAATGATCAGGGCACCACGTTCTCTGGCGTGGCCTTTGCGTTCGCCACCAATAATGAGGCGAAGGAAGACATCATTACAGAGTGGCCTGGTGCTGGCTCATACACCAAGCAAAAG ATTCCCACAGTGCTGTACTATGATCAGTACCAAAAGGTTGTGGGCTGGGGTCCCGATATTGCCGATGCCCTCGCTCCAACAGGATACCCCAAGCCGGGTGTTCAGAAGGTAGAATGGTTCAAGTTGCAGCTGATGCTCTCGGGCAACACGTATATCgaccccatcaacctccctcccctcccgccggGAAAGTCGGAGATTGATGTGGCCGCCGATTATCTTTTCAAGCTCCGCCAGGCCATGAGAGCGGCCCTCCAGAAGACTCTGGGTGAGGTGTTCAACCGTGAGGAGAGGAATATCCGTTACTACCTGACAGTGCCTGCCATTTGGAACGACGCAGGCAAGGCTGCCACGAGAGCGGCTGCTATCCAGGCCGGCTTCCTTCGGGACGAGAACGACAACCGCCTTACCCTGGTCAGCGAGCCCGAAGCTGCTGCTCTGTTCTGTTCCAAGACTGGTCTCCTGAACCTCAAGGTGCACGACGCCGTCCTGATTGTCgattgcggtggtggtaccGTCGATTTGATCGCCTACGAAGTCGAAGATGAGAACCCCTTCACAGTAGCCGAATGCACGGCTGGTTCCGGTGACTCTTGCGGTTCGACTGCCCTCAACCGCAACTTCAGCAACATCCTCCGCACCAAGATCCGGAAGATGAAGCTACCTGACGGCTCCAAGACGGCTGGCCGTGTCTATGCCAAGTGCATCATGGACTTTGAGAACCGCATCAAGGCTGATTTCCGGAATAACGGCCAGAAGTgggctgttgatgttggtaTCGAGGCCGAGTTCCCAGAGGCCGGCATCGAAGAGGGTTACATGACTTTCACTAACGAGGAGATCCTGCAATGCTTCGAGCCCGTTGTTAACCGCATTCTGGAACTCGTTCGCAACCAGATCATTGCCATTCAGGCGCAAAACCGCACCCTCCAAAACATCTTGGTTGTCGGTGGCTTCGGTGCTTCCGAGTACCTCTTCCAACAGATCAAGCTGCATGTTCCACCTCAGTTCCAGTCCAAGGTTGTCCGGCCCATGGATTCCGTCGCCGCTATCGTCAAAGGTGCCGTCACAGCTGGTATCACCGAGAGAGTCATCACACACCGTGTTGCCCGCCGTCACTACTTGATGGCCACTTTGCAGCCATTCAAGGAGGGATACCATCCCGAGGCGTACCGTGTTCCCTCGCTCGATGGCAAGGACCGCTGCAAGTTTACCAGACAGATCTTTGTGCAAAAGGGCCAAAAGGTCAAGATTGGCGAGCCCGTCAAGGTGTCCTTCTTCCGACAGGTCGCCCCTGGCGCCACTCTCATGTACGAAGATATCCTGTATGCCTGCGACGACGATGTCTGCCCAGAGTATACCAAGGATCCTA GAATCAAGGAGGTTGTCACGCTCACCTCGGACTTGTCACGCAAGAACTTGGAGAAGGATTTCGAAAGAATGGACACGCCACAAGGCACATTCTACCGTGTCTACTTTGACATTTACCTCACCCTGGACGGTTCAGAATTCAGTGCCGAGCTTGTGTGCCAGGGCGAAGTCATGGGCCGGTGCCGCGCTAGGTTCAGGTAG
- a CDS encoding hypothetical protein (COG:S; EggNog:ENOG503Q4UD; CAZy:GH152): MAQTVAGRKACCRQKQGGVTMAATGPVKTNGATSVIAPAPPPPHKKTHRGQRLKRLVLAPLALLGGNASAETVTVTVYGGPANLSGPGPTAINNTLTTGSASITSSSAQVTELDHNNLTPIPLLVTNNCAETIWPGIATQNGIGPGTGGFELGPGASRQMYVSPDWQGRVWGRTNCSFNADGTGPSNLNGVNGAGAACLTGDCFAQLDCQFTGAVPVTLAEFNLIGGMEGKQTFYDISLVDGYNIPLAIIYIPAKNTSWIPPNLTNAACIASSGYLAEPASTGTFFTNASFPIPLETVQTNPTVARWCPWDLQKYPPSKPGSGIYPYPDDKIERPVFDPCLSACSKTQAPQDCCTGEFNGPEVCRPSLYSEMAKSVCPDAYSYAFDDRTSTFIVPAGGGWEVRFCPVGRSTNILEVFGKELRSLASGGWHPDQGVVERVREKVGNKSYIESVNPVRAGAGRQVKGVGWGLVLSGMLVVIVGGVVF; encoded by the exons ATGGCTCAAACGGTTGCTGGAAGAAAGGCATGCTGTCGGCAGAAACAAGGCGGCGTCACGATGGCAGCTACTGGACCGGTAAAGACGAACGGAGCCACAAGTGTTATtgccccagcaccaccgcccccacACAAGAAAACGCACCGCGGTCAACGCCTAAAGAGACTCGTTCTGGCACCCTTGGCTCTCTTGGGCGGGAATGCCTCCGCTGAGACCGTCACAGTAACAGTCTACGGCGGTCCTGCAAACCTTTCTGGACCAGGTCCAACAGCAATCAATAACACACTCACCACTGGCAGCGCATCcatcacatcatcatccgcccAAGTCACAGAGCTTGACCACAACAACCTAACCCCCATCCCTTTGCTTGTCACCAACAACTGTGCCGAGACTATCTGGCCCGGCATTGCAACCCAGAACGGCATCGGACCAGGAACAGGGGGGTTTGAACTCGGACCGGGAGCCTCGAGGCAAATGTATGTCAGTCCTGACTGGCAGGGGAGAGTGTGGGGGAGGACGAATTGCTCATTCAATGCCGATGGTACGGGGCCGAGCAACCTCAATGGCGTCAATGGTGCCGGGGCGGCGTGTCTGACAGGTGATTGTTTTGCTCAGTTGGACTGTCAGTTTACT GGCGCCGTCCCGGTAACCCTAGCCGAGTTCAACCTGATAGGCGGCATGGAAGGCAAGCAAACCTTTTACGACATTTCCCTCGTCGACGGCTACAACATCCCCCTCGCCATCATATACATACCCGCCAAGAACACGTCCTGGATCCCCCCCAACCTGACCAATGCGGCCTGCATCGCCTCTTCGGGCTACCTCGCGGAACCAGCTAGTACGGGaaccttcttcaccaacgcCTCGTTTCCAATCCCTCTAGAGACTGTACAGACCAACCCCACGGTGGCTAGGTGGTGCCCGTGGGACCTGCAAAAgtaccccccctccaagccGGGCAGCGGGATTTACCCTTACCCAGACGACAAGATTGAGCGTCCGGTTTTTGACCCGTGCCTGAGCGCGTGCTCCAAGACGCAGGCGCCGCAGGACTGCTGCACGGGGGAGTTCAACGGGCCCGAGGTTTGCCGGCCGAGCTTGTACAGCGAGATGGCGAAGAGTGTCTGCCCGGACGCGTACTCGTACGCGTTCGACGACCGGACGAGCACCTTTATCGTTCcggcggggggagggtgggaggtgaggttttGTCCTGTGGGGAGGAGCACAAACATACTGGAGGTTTTTGGGAAGGAGCTGAGGAGTTTGGCGAGTGGGGGTTGGCATCCTGAccagggggttgttgagaggGTTAGGGAGAAGGTTGGGAATAAGAGTTATATTGAGAGTGTCAATCCTGTGAGGGCGGGGGCTGGAAGGCAGGTGAAgggagtgggatgggggttggttttgagTGGGATGTTGGTTGTgattgttgggggggtggtgttttga
- a CDS encoding hypothetical protein (COG:S; EggNog:ENOG503P2HU), whose protein sequence is MAPPKEEESYEGASTAELLIASCRSNNFTLLLSLLPQDDEDAAAALLNNTTTVMGNHLYHEAASRGHYEIIDTLLDQPGFECDPVNRLEGDTPLHTAIHWINSEPPEQREFGNALVKMMLEAGSNPRIKNKGGLTALQLVDPRNEGLRELIRKHEYASLNQGDFVDVGDVKGGGKLVQQQQQEEEESDDDAEFSGSDDEERAEWERRRKEKRK, encoded by the exons ATGGCACCccccaaagaagaagaatccTACGAG GGCGCCTCAACAGCCGAACTCCTCATCGCCTCCTGCCGCTCCAACaacttcaccctcctcctctccctcctcccccaagacgacgaagacgccGCAGCCGCCCTCCTAAACAACACGACAACCGTAATGGGCAACCACCTCTACCACGAGGCCGCCTCCCGGGGCCACTACGAAATAATCgacaccctcctcgaccaGCCCGGCTTCGAGTGCGACCCCGTCAACCGCCTCGAGGGTGACACCCCCCTGCACACGGCCATCCACTGGATCAACTCGGAGCCCCCCGAGCAGCGCGAGTTCGGCAACGCCCTGGTCAAGATGATGCTCGAGGCCGGGTCGAACCCGAGGATCAAGAACAAGGGCGGGCTGACAGCGCTGCAGTTAGTAGATCCAAGAAATGAAGGACTCAGAGAGCTTATCAGAAAGCACGAGTACGCCAGCCTGAACCAGGGTGACTTCGTTGACGTCGGGGATGTCAAGGGGGGTGGTAAGCtggtgcagcagcagcagcaggaggaggaggagagcgatGATGACGCGGAATTCAGTGGGAGtgacgacgaggagagggcagagtgggagaggaggaggaaggagaagagaaagtaA
- the RPC11 gene encoding RNA polymerase III C11 subunit (EggNog:ENOG503P5TR; BUSCO:EOG0926539T; COG:K): MPILFCPYCANMLILSRMDTGGNRVECRTCPYQHAIEKPYYSRKVFPKVEKEDLFGGPDAWANAQKQKVQCSSAECSGGEAAFFQVQIRSADEPMTTFYRCLTCGKNWREN, translated from the exons ATGCCAATCCTCT TCTGCCCCTACTGCGCGAACATGCTCATCCTCTCCCGGATGGACACAGGCGGCAACCGCGTAGAATGCCGCACCTGCCCCTACCAGCACGCCATCGAGAAGCCCTACTACTCCCGCAAGGTCTTCCCCAAGGTCGAAAAGGAAGATCTCTTCGGCGGCCCTGATGCCTGGGCCAACGCGCAAAAGCAAAAAGTGCAGTGCTCGTCCGCTGAGTGCTCGGGCGGGGAGGCAGCTTTCTTCCAGGTGCAAATTCGCTCTGCTGATGAGCCCATGACGACATTCTACAGG TGCTTGACCTGCGGGAAGAACTGGAGAGAAAACTGA
- the soh1 gene encoding Mediator of RNA polymerase II transcription subunit 31 (BUSCO:EOG09265KF9; COG:K; EggNog:ENOG503P5DS), whose translation MASEPMSIGSSAQDPPPVPEATSQEPKYGGHTRFELELEFVQALGNPEYVNYLASRKFLQNPAFVAYLDYLQYWTRPPYLQYITYPTSCLKMLELLQVERFRKDILSPNLTHALVTEGMKAAVEWHRESLS comes from the exons atggCATCCGAACCAATGTCAATAGGCAGCTCAGCCCAAGATCCCCCTCCAGTGCCCGAGGCGACCTCGCAGGAGCCAAAGTACGGCGGCCACACACGTTTCGAGCTGGAATTGGAG TTTGTCCAAGCCCTAGGGAACCCAGAATATGTTAACTACCTGGCCTCCCGGAAATTCCTCCAAAATCCCGCCTTCGTTGCGTACCTCGATTACTTGCAATACTGGACGCGCCCGCCATATCTCCAGTATATCACATATCCTACTTCGTGTCTGAAGATGCTGGAGCTTCTTCAAGTCGAGCGCTTCAGAAAGGATATCCTGTCGCCGAACTTGACGCATGCGCTAGTTACCGAGGGAATGAAGGCTGCGGTGGAGTGGCATCGCGAGTCGTTGAGCTGA
- a CDS encoding hypothetical protein (COG:S; EggNog:ENOG503NZ14; BUSCO:EOG09263S2P; MEROPS:MER0027251), whose product MSLENTTSDLTDGLSNTTTTQAPEPTAFALTLLLRPEYLSVVISALCIIWLGAHGSLRRPPSAAPIKTKKGQKQPKEDKFAEGLAASDAIMFPILAGILLISLYYLIEWLQDPDILNKFMRAYLSIMAVASLGRLAGDSLDVLTSLVFPSTWVDGKGTVYHIDSDEHHQYVVDKATGQNKVVRDRTSPLPGFLSILAPSKKAGDVLWLVRHLFTEEWTVKFAMHGLVFVKFNIKLNDLFGFMVSIPFAAAYHYLGWNILSNIMSAGMCYATFMLLSPTSFGIGTMVLWGLFVYDIVMVFYTPYMITVATKLDAPIKLVFENNKSVSMLGLGDIVVPGMLMGLALRFDLYQFYQKQIKLEPVELVSETLAEDGTKSVTTTETCERRVKAPFVDPRGQWGNRLWCTQFGGLFPVKAATSVRAATAFPKPYFYASMVGYTAGMLVTLTMLLVFRHGQPALLYLVPGVTGALWLTALARGELKDVWGYTEDGSLDTEDVVVDVAGESKVVEKKDGEVDKKEGKESGDKKDDSESYDVFHFSISAPRIASKVIKAT is encoded by the exons ATGTCTTTAGAGAACACCACTTCCGATTTGACAGATGGCCTCAgcaacacaaccaccacccaggcCCCAGAACCAACCGCCTTTGCTTTAACACTGTTACTGAGACCAGAATATCTCTCTGTTGTGATCAGCGCGCTATGCATCATTTGGCTAGGCGCTCATGGTTCACTTCGACGACCGCCCTCAGCGGCACCCATCAAGACGAAGAAAGGCCAGAAGCAGCCGAAAGAAGACAAATTCGCCGAAGGGCTCGCTGCTTCAGACGCCATCATGTTTCCCATTTTGGCCGGTATCCTTCTGATCAGCTTGTACTACCTCATCGAGTGGCTTCAGGACCCTGACATCTTGAACAAGTTCATGAGGGCTTACCTGTCCATCATGGCCGTTGCGAGTTTGGGCCGGCTGGCGGGAGATTCGCTGGATGTTCTGACGAGTTTGGTATTCCCGTCTACCTGGGTTGATGGCAAGGGGACAGTGTATCACATCGACTCGGACGAGCACCATCAGTATGTTGTCGACAAGGCCACTGGTCAGAACAAGGTTGTCCGGGACCGGACGTCTCCCCTTCCTGGCTTCCTGTCTATTCTGGCGCCGTCAAAAAAAGCTGGGGATGTCCTCTGGCTGGTACGGCATCTTTTCACTGAGGAATGGACTGTCAAGTTTGCGATGCATGGCTTGGTCTTTGTCAAGTTCAATATCAAGCTCAACGACTTGTTTGGGTTCATGGTTTCGATACCCTTTGCTGCGGCGTACCACTATCTTGGCTGGAACATTTTGTCCAACATTATGAGCGCGGGGATGTGCTACGCTACGTTTATGCTTTTGTCGCCAACCTCGTTCGGGATCGGGACTATGGTTTTGTGGGGGCTTTTTGTTTATGATATTGTCATGGTGTTCTATAC TCCCTACATGATCACAGTCGCAACAAAGCTCGACGCCCCCATCAAGCTGGTCTTCGAGAACAACAAGAGCGTCAGCATGCTCGGTCTCGGCGACATCGTCGTCCCCGGCATGCTTATGGGACTTGCACTTCGCTTTGACCTCTACCAATTCTACCAGAAGCAGATCAAGCTCGAACCTGTCGAGCTGGTTTCGGAGACCCTGGCGGAGGATGGAACAAAATCGGTTACTACTACTGAGACTTGCGAACGTCGGGTCAAGGCTCCGTTTGTTGATCCCAGGGGACAGTGGGGCAACAGACTTTGGTGCACCCAatttggtggtttgtttcCTGTCAAGGCGGCTACCTCGGTCCGGGCTGCCACCGCCTTTCCGAAACCCTACTTTTATGCCTCTATGGTTGGGTACACCGCGGGTATGCTGGTCACGTTGACAATGTTGTTGGTTTTTAGACATGGTCAGCCGGCGCTGCTCTATCTGGTGCCTGGCGTTACCGGAGCGTTGTGGCTGACTGCTTTGGCGAGAGGTGAGTTAAAGGATGTGTGGGGGTATACTGAGGATGGAAGCCTTGACAcggaggatgtggttgtCGATGTTGCGGGAGAATCGAAGGttgtggagaagaaggacggggaggtcgacaagaaggagggcaaggagagCGGTGACAAGAAGGATGACTCAGAGAGCTATGATGTCTTTCacttctccatctccgcGCCGCGGATAGCGTCAAAGGTCATAAAAGCAACCTAG
- a CDS encoding hypothetical protein (EggNog:ENOG503P8IA; COG:E), with product MASPSNKKEPVLVQWILDTRPWYPEATQTKQLETHASRALSLLPESERASVLRYFHVRDAKMSLASHLLKHYAITKLTPTPWSATTITRNSKTKPVYLDPSTGQEPVSFNVTHQAGLVALVAVANYHSGQADTGVDVVCTSERRDRDHKLILTDPAGWPGFVDMHADVFGPGEVTYLKYRVLSAVPGLVSGSKPEDLIDGKLRAFYALWALREAYIKLTGEALLAEWLRELEFVSFRPPRPTEAWEVPAREDDDDDVDTDTAQAIRKFDIRFRGGKVEDVKMCLRSMGPDYMIATAVRTPDRKEDALGWELGPYEFLELDELLDFAEANR from the exons atggcatcaccatcaaacaAAAAAGAACCCGTCCTCGTCCAGTGGATCCTAGACACCCGCCCCTGGTACCCCGAAGccacccaaaccaaacaACTCGAGACTCAT GCCTCCCGAGCAttatccctcctcccagagTCAGAACGCGCCTCGGTCCTCCGCTACTTCCACGTCCGCGACGCCAAAATGTCCCTcgcctcccacctcctcaagcactacgccatcaccaagctcacccccaccccctggTCCGCCACAACCATAACCCGCAACTCCAAAACAAAACCCGTCTACCtcgacccctccaccggccAAGAGCCCGTCTCCTTCAACGTGACCCACCAAGCCGGCCTCGTCGCCCTCGTCGCCGTGGCCAACTATCACTCGGGACAAGCAGACACAGGCGTAGACGTAGTCTGCACCTCTGAACGCCGCGACCGCGACCACAAGCTGATCCTCACCGACCCCGCCGGCTGGCCCGGTTTCGTGGACATGCACGCCGACGTCTTCGGCCCGGGCGAGGTCACCTACCTCAAGTACCGTGTCCTCTCCGCCGTGCCAGGTTTGGTATCCGGTTCCAAGCCAGAGGACCTCATCGACGGGAAGCTCCGCGCGTTTTATGCGCTCTgggcgttgagggaggcTTACATCAAGCTCACGGGCGAGGCTCTCCTGGCCGAGTGGCTgagggagctggagtttGTCTCTTTCCGCCCTCCAAGACCAACAGAGGCGTGGGAGGTCCCCGCtagggaggatgatgatgatgatgtcgacaCAGATACCGCGCAAGCGATCAGGAAGTTTGATATCAGGTTCCGGGGGGGAAAAGTCGAGGATGTGAAAATGTGTTTGAGGTCTATGGGGCCGGATTACATGATTGCCACTGCCGTGAGGACGCCTGATCGCAAAGAGGATGCCCTGGGGTGGGAGCTGGGCCCGTATGAGTTCCTGGAATTGGACGAACTGCTTGATTTTGCAGAGGCGAATAGGTAG